Proteins from a genomic interval of Myxococcales bacterium:
- the rpsK gene encoding 30S ribosomal protein S11: MASPKRGAKKKLKKNVPQGVAHIKSTFNNTVVTITDPSGNTLAWASSGSQGFKGSRKGTPYSAQMAAEDVAKRAIEHGVQQLAILVKGPGPGREAALRSLLNSGFKVMLIRDVTPIPHNGCRPPKRRRV, from the coding sequence ATGGCATCTCCCAAGCGCGGAGCGAAAAAGAAGCTGAAGAAAAACGTGCCGCAAGGCGTCGCGCACATCAAGAGCACGTTTAATAACACCGTGGTGACGATCACCGATCCGTCCGGCAATACGTTGGCCTGGGCCAGCAGCGGTTCGCAGGGCTTCAAGGGAAGCCGCAAAGGCACGCCGTATTCCGCCCAGATGGCCGCCGAGGACGTGGCGAAACGCGCCATCGAGCACGGCGTCCAACAACTCGCCATCCTCGTCAAGGGGCCGGGGCCCGGCCGCGAAGCCGCCCTGCGTAGTCTGCTGAACAGCGGCTTCAAAGTCATGCTGATTCGCGACGTGACCCCGATACCCCACAACGGCTGCCGGCCCCCGAAGCGTCGGCGCGTTTAA
- the rpsM gene encoding 30S ribosomal protein S13: MPRIAGVDIPNEKRVVIALTYIYGIGRTTAERILEEAGIDESIRAGKLSDAQVAQIRRIIDSKLKVEGDLRKDVQMNVKRHMDLGTYRGLRHRRGLPVRGQRTHTNARTRKGPRRALGKKK, encoded by the coding sequence GTGCCACGTATAGCGGGTGTCGACATCCCCAACGAAAAACGGGTCGTCATTGCGTTGACGTACATTTACGGCATTGGCCGGACGACCGCGGAACGGATCCTTGAGGAAGCCGGAATCGACGAATCGATCCGCGCCGGTAAGTTGTCCGACGCGCAAGTCGCGCAGATCCGTCGCATCATCGATTCCAAGTTGAAGGTGGAAGGCGATTTGCGCAAGGACGTTCAGATGAACGTCAAGCGGCATATGGACCTGGGCACCTACCGCGGCCTGCGTCACCGCCGTGGTCTGCCGGTGCGCGGCCAGCGCACGCACACCAACGCCCGCACGCGCAAAGGGCCGCGCCGTGCGTTAGGTAAGAAGAAGTAA
- the rpmJ gene encoding 50S ribosomal protein L36, with product MKVQASVRKRCNKCKIVKRKGVLRVICENPKHKQRQG from the coding sequence ATGAAAGTTCAGGCTTCGGTGAGAAAACGTTGCAACAAATGCAAGATCGTCAAGCGCAAGGGCGTATTGCGGGTGATTTGCGAAAATCCCAAGCATAAGCAGCGCCAAGGATAG